The Planococcus liqunii genome includes a region encoding these proteins:
- a CDS encoding GntR family transcriptional regulator: MENIRLTEQDRATLQFKVTTKLRELILKGEFKMGERLMQEEWAQKLGVSRMPLREALRQLEVEGLVRIEPRRGAVVTPVSTEDIEEIYQLRALLEGEAVVKSLPFLDEETIQELETIYNKMLQLKADETDMEAYMKLNTEFHRIIREGCPWRRIQGFIETLWKGIPPYTPSLLANHLPESHKEHGLMLQYIKEKDAEKLKQVTIKHILRTKENLIQMIGNK, encoded by the coding sequence ATGGAGAATATCAGATTGACCGAACAAGATAGAGCCACTTTGCAGTTCAAAGTTACAACTAAACTAAGAGAACTGATTTTAAAAGGCGAATTCAAAATGGGCGAACGCCTGATGCAGGAAGAGTGGGCACAGAAATTAGGAGTAAGCCGCATGCCGCTCCGCGAAGCTTTGCGGCAGCTGGAAGTGGAAGGCCTGGTTCGTATCGAGCCCAGAAGAGGCGCAGTCGTAACACCGGTTTCGACGGAAGACATTGAAGAGATCTATCAATTGCGGGCCCTTTTGGAAGGAGAGGCGGTCGTCAAATCCCTTCCATTTTTGGATGAAGAAACGATCCAGGAGCTTGAAACGATTTACAATAAGATGCTTCAGTTGAAAGCGGATGAGACCGATATGGAAGCCTATATGAAGCTGAATACGGAATTCCATCGGATTATTCGGGAAGGTTGTCCGTGGAGAAGAATTCAGGGATTCATCGAAACCTTATGGAAAGGCATTCCGCCGTACACACCGAGCCTTCTTGCAAATCATTTGCCGGAGTCCCATAAAGAGCATGGCTTGATGCTGCAATACATTAAAGAAAAAGACGCGGAAAAACTGAAACAAGTGACCATCAAACATATTCTTCGCACAAAAGAAAATTTGATTCAAATGATTGGGAACAAATAG
- a CDS encoding NAD(P)-dependent oxidoreductase codes for MKAGIIGLGNMGGRMAKRLLEQGVEVGVFDVNKEFVRSFVELGAEEARSPAELAKKFPYIITVLPNVFIVKETLAGANGLMEGMTPDSLLIEMTTSIPSVTKELNEMMKTKSFRMIDAPVSGGVKKAEDGSLSIMVGGEADDFEEAKPLLSLLGQNIFHVGESGAGHTIKALNNMISATTLAATGEAMALGVKLGLDPNKMLDVINSSTGRSFSSDFKFPNQVLTRNFEVGFTLDLMVKDLKIAMSMAEEEKVPMFISSASFQLWKHAWSQGGGSEDHTAIVKYIEEMFGVEIKG; via the coding sequence ATGAAAGCAGGAATCATAGGGCTTGGCAATATGGGAGGCCGAATGGCCAAAAGGCTGCTGGAACAAGGGGTTGAAGTCGGCGTTTTCGATGTGAATAAAGAGTTTGTTCGTTCTTTTGTAGAATTGGGAGCTGAAGAAGCCCGAAGCCCCGCAGAGCTGGCTAAAAAGTTTCCCTACATCATCACCGTATTGCCGAATGTGTTTATCGTCAAAGAAACGCTGGCAGGAGCAAACGGATTGATGGAAGGCATGACACCGGATAGCCTGTTAATCGAAATGACGACGTCTATCCCTTCTGTTACGAAAGAATTAAATGAAATGATGAAAACGAAAAGCTTTCGGATGATTGATGCTCCGGTAAGCGGAGGCGTGAAAAAAGCGGAAGATGGAAGCTTGTCGATTATGGTAGGAGGCGAAGCGGATGATTTTGAGGAAGCGAAGCCGCTCCTTTCATTGCTTGGCCAGAATATTTTTCATGTTGGAGAATCAGGGGCAGGCCATACCATCAAGGCATTGAACAATATGATTTCCGCCACTACTTTAGCGGCTACGGGTGAGGCCATGGCGCTTGGCGTGAAACTAGGGCTGGATCCGAATAAAATGCTCGATGTCATCAATTCCAGTACAGGAAGAAGCTTTTCAAGCGACTTTAAATTTCCGAACCAAGTATTAACGAGGAATTTCGAAGTCGGGTTTACGCTGGATTTGATGGTGAAAGATTTGAAAATTGCCATGAGCATGGCAGAAGAAGAAAAAGTGCCGATGTTTATCTCCAGCGCATCCTTCCAGCTGTGGAAGCATGCCTGGTCACAGGGTGGCGGCAGCGAGGACCATACGGCCATCGTCAAATACATTGAAGAAATGTTTGGTGTCGAAATAAAGGGATGA
- a CDS encoding Fe-S-containing hydro-lyase, producing MQKKITLPLTDADLDSLKAGDRVLLSGTVYTARDAAHKRMTEQEKEGIPFPIDVAGQVIYYTGPTPAKPGEVIGSAGPTTSGRMDLYTPRLLEKGLKGMIGKGYRNEEVKAAIKQHRAVYFGAVGGAAALIARSIKAVEVIAYEDLGTEAIRRLTIENFPVFVINDVHGGDIYEQGVAQFRQDH from the coding sequence GTGCAAAAGAAAATAACACTGCCATTAACGGATGCGGACCTGGACTCATTGAAAGCAGGAGACCGGGTATTATTGTCCGGCACGGTTTATACCGCGAGAGACGCTGCCCATAAACGTATGACTGAACAAGAAAAAGAAGGCATCCCATTTCCAATTGATGTAGCGGGGCAGGTGATCTACTATACAGGGCCGACACCGGCAAAACCGGGTGAAGTAATCGGTTCAGCCGGGCCTACCACAAGTGGAAGAATGGATCTATATACACCAAGACTATTGGAAAAAGGTTTGAAGGGCATGATTGGGAAAGGCTATCGGAACGAAGAAGTAAAGGCGGCTATCAAGCAGCACCGGGCAGTTTACTTTGGCGCGGTGGGAGGCGCCGCAGCATTGATTGCACGCTCAATAAAAGCGGTGGAAGTGATTGCGTATGAAGACCTGGGCACTGAAGCGATCCGCAGACTGACGATTGAGAATTTCCCGGTGTTTGTCATCAATGACGTGCACGGCGGCGATATTTACGAACAAGGCGTTGCCCAATTCAGGCAAGACCATTAG
- a CDS encoding fumarate hydratase produces MKEIHYQAIVEEVSEMCKRANYDLGDDVYTAFKKALSAEKSETGKEVLTQLIDNADIAKAERVPMCQDTGTAVFIVELGQDCHIIGGSLIDAINEGVSKGYGEGYLRGSMIYNPLNRKNTGNNTPAIVHIELVEGSELTLHMTAKGGGAENMSAMKMLKPSDGMEGVKDYILSIVKVAGPNACPPLVVGIGIGGNFERCTYLAKKSLFRSVGERNEDPAVAELEEELLNKINRLGIGPQGMGGSTTALDVKVEVESCHIAALPVAVNLNCHASRHQTTTL; encoded by the coding sequence ATGAAAGAAATTCACTACCAGGCAATTGTTGAAGAAGTTAGCGAAATGTGCAAGAGAGCCAATTACGATCTGGGGGACGACGTGTATACTGCTTTCAAAAAAGCGTTGTCTGCTGAAAAGTCGGAAACCGGAAAAGAAGTTTTAACCCAATTAATCGACAATGCCGATATCGCAAAAGCCGAAAGAGTGCCGATGTGCCAGGATACAGGAACGGCTGTCTTTATCGTCGAGCTGGGGCAGGATTGCCATATTATAGGCGGAAGCTTAATCGATGCAATTAACGAAGGCGTATCAAAAGGCTACGGCGAAGGATACTTGCGGGGGTCAATGATTTACAATCCGTTGAACCGGAAAAATACCGGCAACAATACGCCGGCCATTGTCCATATCGAATTGGTGGAAGGCAGCGAGTTGACTCTTCATATGACCGCAAAAGGCGGCGGTGCAGAAAATATGAGCGCGATGAAAATGTTGAAGCCTTCGGACGGCATGGAAGGCGTCAAAGACTATATCTTATCCATCGTCAAAGTGGCAGGCCCGAATGCCTGCCCGCCGCTGGTCGTCGGAATCGGGATTGGCGGAAACTTTGAGCGCTGTACGTATTTGGCGAAAAAGTCATTATTCCGTTCTGTAGGTGAACGGAATGAAGATCCGGCTGTTGCAGAGCTTGAAGAAGAGTTGCTGAACAAAATTAACCGGCTTGGAATCGGTCCTCAAGGAATGGGCGGAAGCACAACGGCATTGGACGTGAAAGTGGAAGTGGAATCCTGCCACATTGCTGCATTGCCAGTGGCTGTCAATTTGAATTGCCACGCGAGCCGCCACCAAACGACTACATTATAG
- a CDS encoding PaaI family thioesterase produces the protein MIDKRSERLNAIQDQLNTLKDHELEEMEHLLSLYQDQTVTEDHPNAVPMHFLGRFLGITQNQDGTSEMKLGLQNANTYRVAQGGAIYTLADVAIGFSILQDVEEGQKVLTLELKVNFIEKGQGSRLIASPIILRRGRSTVVSECAVMDEQGRLVAKALGTFYITSSRKAREEETS, from the coding sequence ATGATTGATAAAAGAAGTGAGCGATTAAATGCAATCCAGGACCAACTCAACACATTAAAAGACCATGAACTTGAAGAAATGGAGCATCTTCTGTCCCTTTATCAAGATCAAACCGTTACAGAAGACCATCCCAATGCGGTGCCGATGCATTTCTTGGGCCGGTTTTTAGGAATTACTCAAAATCAGGACGGCACTTCCGAAATGAAACTGGGTTTGCAAAACGCCAATACGTACAGGGTTGCCCAGGGAGGCGCCATTTATACATTAGCAGATGTCGCAATTGGGTTTAGCATTTTGCAGGATGTAGAAGAGGGGCAAAAAGTGCTGACTTTGGAACTGAAAGTCAACTTTATCGAAAAAGGGCAAGGGTCCCGGCTGATTGCTTCTCCAATCATTTTGCGCCGCGGAAGGAGCACCGTGGTTTCGGAATGTGCAGTAATGGATGAACAAGGAAGATTAGTGGCAAAAGCACTTGGCACTTTTTATATCACCAGCTCCCGGAAAGCTCGTGAGGAGGAGACATCATGA
- a CDS encoding MmgE/PrpD family protein: protein MELSRKLAEYSLRLAYEDLPKEVVEFTKLCILDYFGSAIAGSEKVPVQMISELAKEMGGSEQAHLVTGGQSSVLNAALVNGAASHVVELDDIHKGSIIHAATVVIPAALAVAEWKRLSGKDLIAAVVAGYEVCYRIGEAVSPSHYYYWHNTATCGTFGAAIAAAKLLGLTVDQTIAALGNAGTQAAGLWEFIEDGAMTKQLHTGKAAMNGLLAALLAQKGFTGPQKILEGNRGFFKAMSEEYDISRVTEGLGSEFKIMENSFKIHASCRHTHHAVDLLIDIFNERQPKLEEIESVMVESYQVALNITDNDNPQTQYAAKFSLQFCSALALLKGSATLDDFSDSVLWDEEIRQLLKKVKVVTDPQINASYPKQWGAAVEVRFANGETVKKQTDFPKGDPENAVTAEELREKFLNMTNKYPEKQRHQLADDLLELEKFETVEKVMVTL from the coding sequence ATGGAGCTTAGCAGAAAATTAGCGGAATACAGCCTGAGGCTGGCTTATGAAGACCTGCCAAAAGAAGTGGTGGAATTCACGAAGCTCTGCATCTTGGATTATTTTGGGTCAGCAATCGCCGGCTCGGAAAAAGTACCGGTTCAGATGATTAGCGAATTAGCGAAAGAAATGGGCGGATCCGAACAAGCGCATCTGGTGACCGGCGGGCAATCGTCTGTTTTAAACGCAGCTTTGGTGAACGGTGCGGCTAGCCATGTAGTGGAGCTGGATGATATTCATAAAGGATCAATCATACATGCAGCAACGGTCGTGATTCCCGCTGCCTTGGCAGTAGCGGAATGGAAAAGGCTATCCGGAAAAGATTTGATTGCCGCAGTCGTGGCAGGATATGAAGTGTGCTATCGAATTGGCGAAGCCGTTTCGCCTTCCCATTATTACTACTGGCATAATACGGCCACCTGCGGCACATTTGGTGCTGCTATTGCAGCAGCTAAATTGCTCGGTTTGACAGTGGACCAGACGATTGCGGCTCTCGGCAATGCGGGCACTCAGGCAGCTGGGCTTTGGGAGTTTATTGAAGACGGCGCGATGACGAAACAGCTGCATACAGGAAAAGCGGCTATGAACGGATTACTGGCTGCGCTTCTTGCGCAAAAAGGATTTACAGGGCCTCAAAAAATCCTGGAAGGCAACCGAGGCTTTTTTAAAGCGATGAGTGAAGAATACGATATTTCCCGTGTCACAGAGGGACTAGGCAGTGAATTTAAAATTATGGAAAATTCCTTTAAAATCCATGCTTCCTGCCGGCATACCCACCATGCAGTGGATTTATTGATTGATATCTTTAATGAACGCCAGCCCAAGCTTGAAGAAATCGAATCAGTTATGGTTGAGTCCTACCAAGTGGCGCTTAATATCACGGACAATGACAATCCGCAAACACAGTACGCTGCGAAATTCAGCCTGCAGTTCTGTTCGGCGCTTGCTTTATTGAAAGGCAGTGCGACACTGGACGATTTTAGCGATTCGGTGCTATGGGATGAAGAAATCCGCCAGCTGTTGAAAAAAGTGAAAGTGGTCACCGACCCGCAGATTAACGCCAGTTACCCCAAACAATGGGGAGCAGCAGTCGAGGTCCGCTTTGCCAATGGAGAAACCGTCAAAAAGCAAACGGATTTCCCAAAAGGAGATCCGGAAAATGCAGTAACTGCTGAAGAACTGCGGGAAAAATTCCTGAACATGACGAACAAGTATCCGGAAAAGCAACGGCATCAACTGGCTGACGATTTACTTGAATTGGAAAAGTTTGAAACGGTAGAAAAAGTAATGGTGACTCTATAA
- a CDS encoding enoyl-CoA hydratase/isomerase family protein translates to MAEWQTILVNEEYVSDNVYILELNRPEAMNSLNTLMGIELIDCLKSLQKKPDLRVLILTASGEKSFCAGADLKERKGMTNEQWKEQHDIFEDAYEQLRNFPYPVIAAVNGFALGGGMEMLLSCDLRYAAEHAKMGLPEVTLGIIPGVGGTQLLPRAIPVGLAKEFLFRGNQIPAEKALAAGILNGVFTKEELLSGTLDVAKEIAKNAPLSLKSIKKTINTGLETDLTTALSIELDQYYKCANSEDRQEGVLAFNEKRKPQWQGK, encoded by the coding sequence ATGGCAGAATGGCAAACGATTTTAGTAAATGAGGAATACGTTTCCGATAATGTATACATCCTGGAATTGAACCGCCCGGAGGCAATGAACTCCTTGAACACCTTAATGGGCATTGAATTGATCGACTGCCTGAAATCACTGCAGAAAAAACCGGATTTGCGGGTGTTGATTTTGACGGCATCCGGAGAAAAAAGCTTTTGTGCCGGAGCGGATTTAAAAGAGCGGAAAGGGATGACCAATGAGCAATGGAAAGAACAGCACGATATTTTTGAAGATGCTTATGAGCAGCTTCGGAACTTCCCGTACCCAGTGATCGCCGCAGTCAATGGCTTTGCATTAGGCGGCGGCATGGAAATGTTGCTGAGCTGCGATTTGCGCTATGCTGCAGAGCACGCAAAAATGGGGCTGCCAGAAGTGACGCTCGGCATTATTCCCGGTGTCGGAGGCACACAGTTATTGCCAAGAGCCATTCCGGTCGGCTTGGCCAAGGAATTTTTATTTAGAGGAAATCAGATACCGGCTGAAAAAGCATTGGCGGCTGGAATTTTAAACGGAGTTTTTACGAAAGAGGAGTTGCTCTCAGGGACTTTGGACGTTGCCAAAGAAATCGCAAAAAACGCACCACTTTCTTTGAAATCCATTAAAAAAACCATCAATACCGGCTTGGAAACGGATCTCACTACCGCTTTGTCGATTGAACTGGACCAGTACTATAAATGCGCAAATTCTGAAGACCGGCAAGAAGGCGTTCTGGCGTTCAATGAAAAACGGAAACCGCAGTGGCAAGGAAAATAA
- a CDS encoding hydroxymethylglutaryl-CoA lyase, which translates to MNFPEHVQINEVVLRDGLQLEAKIVPLEEKKELYELLVNAHIKTLEFGSFVHPKLVPQMANSGELFDAVAAEIQRPALIALIPNLKGAENAQSHGVSRLNFVFSASDTHNQQNVRKNTEESLTELKTILEFCNSHGIILNVSIATTFGCPFEGEVPVARIQNLVHRLVEMKIDVITLADTTGMANPKQVYGLLSLLRGEFPSQKFNLHFHNTRGMGLSNILASLQAGIDSFDTSLGGLGGCPFAPGATGNVCTEDVVHMLHNMDIDTGLSLEGLLKASAALEKIVEHRTPSYLLKAGPSDRKYPVPAG; encoded by the coding sequence ATGAATTTCCCTGAACATGTGCAAATAAATGAAGTGGTCTTAAGAGACGGCCTGCAGCTGGAAGCCAAAATCGTTCCTTTGGAAGAAAAAAAGGAATTGTATGAACTGCTAGTGAATGCTCATATAAAGACTCTTGAATTCGGTTCGTTCGTGCATCCTAAACTAGTTCCCCAAATGGCCAATAGCGGAGAGCTTTTTGACGCTGTTGCTGCAGAAATCCAACGCCCCGCTTTAATCGCCCTGATCCCGAATTTAAAAGGAGCGGAAAATGCCCAGTCGCATGGCGTCAGCCGGCTCAACTTTGTTTTTTCTGCCAGTGATACCCATAATCAGCAAAATGTGCGCAAAAACACAGAAGAATCACTAACCGAACTAAAAACCATATTGGAATTCTGCAACTCGCATGGCATCATTTTGAATGTCTCCATCGCGACAACGTTTGGCTGCCCATTTGAAGGCGAAGTGCCGGTGGCAAGGATTCAGAATTTGGTGCACCGGCTAGTGGAGATGAAGATCGATGTAATTACATTAGCGGATACCACCGGAATGGCCAATCCCAAACAAGTCTACGGCTTGCTTTCATTGCTGCGAGGTGAATTCCCATCACAAAAATTCAATTTGCATTTCCATAACACAAGAGGGATGGGACTTTCCAACATCCTGGCAAGCCTGCAGGCAGGAATCGACAGCTTCGATACATCGCTTGGCGGGCTTGGCGGCTGCCCGTTTGCCCCAGGCGCTACCGGGAATGTCTGCACAGAAGATGTTGTTCATATGCTTCATAATATGGACATTGATACCGGCCTGTCGCTGGAAGGACTCTTAAAAGCATCGGCAGCGCTTGAAAAAATCGTCGAACACCGAACGCCGAGCTACCTGTTGAAGGCTGGGCCTTCTGACCGCAAATACCCGGTGCCGGCCGGTTGA
- the pcaC gene encoding 4-carboxymuconolactone decarboxylase, translating to MNKEKFEQGLEIRKSVLGAEYVEKSIQNATDFNMPMQELVTEYCWGEVWSRPGLSRKTRSIINLAMITALNRPHELKLHVRGAINNGLTREEIQEVFLQTAIYCGVPAAIDSFRTAKEVLDEMDQEEINPS from the coding sequence ATGAACAAAGAAAAGTTTGAACAAGGGTTGGAAATCCGCAAAAGTGTATTAGGAGCAGAATACGTCGAAAAATCCATTCAAAATGCCACAGATTTCAATATGCCGATGCAGGAACTAGTCACCGAATATTGCTGGGGAGAGGTTTGGTCACGTCCTGGTTTATCAAGAAAAACACGCAGCATCATCAACTTGGCGATGATCACCGCATTAAACCGGCCGCACGAATTGAAACTGCATGTCAGAGGGGCCATCAATAATGGGCTGACCCGGGAAGAAATTCAGGAAGTGTTCTTGCAAACTGCCATCTATTGCGGGGTGCCGGCGGCTATCGACAGTTTCAGAACTGCAAAAGAAGTATTGGACGAGATGGACCAAGAAGAAATTAATCCGTCCTAA
- a CDS encoding DctP family TRAP transporter solute-binding subunit produces MKKFALSLFLLTSSAFLAACGSDEPASGGGADGVEEMTIKFSHVVAENTPKHQGALAMKEYIESESGGKIEVEIYPNSSLFGDQDEYQNLVSNNVQFIAPDLTKFVGNNPQFNVPALPFMFENDEEAIAFWDGEKGQEILSSLENDGVLGLKMWPNGGKHLTNNERPIESPDDLKGLKFRTQGGQVLEALYSELGAGSESIPFSELYTALDQGVVDGQENTFSNIESKKFDEVQKYMTVMNHTRVDYAVFTNTEFWEGMNAETKEIVEAGLEEGTKVAREEAINLNKKAYDLIKERGETEIIELTPEQIEEFRTALEPIYEEFEEEIGADVYEAARAAAGQ; encoded by the coding sequence ATGAAGAAGTTTGCCTTATCTTTATTTTTACTGACGTCCAGTGCTTTCTTGGCTGCTTGCGGCAGTGACGAACCAGCAAGCGGTGGGGGTGCAGACGGCGTTGAGGAAATGACCATCAAATTCTCTCACGTAGTTGCAGAAAATACGCCTAAGCACCAAGGGGCCTTGGCGATGAAAGAGTATATTGAATCAGAGTCGGGCGGCAAGATTGAAGTGGAAATTTATCCGAACTCTTCGTTATTCGGAGATCAGGATGAATACCAGAACCTAGTTTCCAACAACGTGCAGTTCATTGCACCTGACTTGACGAAGTTTGTAGGGAATAACCCGCAGTTCAACGTTCCGGCACTTCCGTTCATGTTTGAAAATGATGAAGAAGCGATTGCCTTCTGGGACGGTGAAAAAGGCCAGGAAATCTTGAGCAGCCTTGAAAATGATGGGGTACTTGGATTGAAGATGTGGCCGAACGGCGGAAAGCATTTAACAAACAACGAACGCCCGATTGAGTCTCCAGATGACTTAAAAGGCTTGAAGTTCCGTACACAAGGCGGACAGGTTCTGGAAGCTCTTTACTCTGAGCTTGGAGCGGGCTCCGAGTCGATTCCTTTCTCTGAGCTGTACACAGCTCTTGACCAAGGGGTAGTAGATGGCCAGGAAAACACATTCAGCAATATTGAGTCTAAGAAATTCGATGAAGTCCAAAAGTATATGACGGTTATGAACCATACACGTGTTGATTACGCAGTGTTCACCAACACGGAATTCTGGGAAGGCATGAACGCCGAAACCAAAGAAATCGTTGAAGCCGGTTTGGAAGAAGGAACGAAAGTGGCTCGCGAAGAAGCGATCAATTTGAATAAAAAAGCGTATGATCTGATTAAAGAACGCGGTGAAACAGAAATCATTGAATTGACTCCAGAGCAAATCGAAGAGTTCAGAACTGCGTTGGAGCCGATTTACGAGGAATTCGAAGAGGAAATCGGTGCTGATGTGTACGAAGCAGCCCGAGCTGCAGCTGGCCAATAA
- a CDS encoding TRAP transporter small permease: MKVLRVLDLIESAFSSLFFLVGIGISLYSVFMRYVLGNSQSWATEIYTMLLVWAIFIGFSTALKENKHIAIDILYDKSGPAFRKFSQVITLLVGLFFSAFIFWTGMDMVMTAYDQQIKTIDLGFPIWINYLIMPLAGLLLFIRFCEKAYRFFVKKEDDTGGDDILWKQ; the protein is encoded by the coding sequence ATGAAAGTTTTACGAGTTTTAGATTTGATTGAAAGCGCTTTCTCTTCTTTGTTTTTTTTGGTCGGCATTGGCATCAGTCTCTATTCCGTTTTCATGAGATATGTTTTAGGCAACTCTCAAAGCTGGGCTACGGAAATTTATACAATGCTTCTGGTCTGGGCAATCTTTATCGGCTTTTCTACTGCGTTAAAAGAAAACAAACACATTGCCATCGATATTCTGTATGACAAATCTGGGCCTGCTTTCAGGAAGTTTTCTCAGGTCATTACCCTTTTAGTAGGACTCTTCTTCAGTGCATTTATTTTCTGGACAGGCATGGATATGGTGATGACCGCCTATGATCAGCAAATCAAAACGATCGACCTTGGTTTCCCCATCTGGATTAACTACTTAATCATGCCGCTCGCCGGTCTACTGCTGTTCATTCGTTTTTGCGAAAAAGCTTATCGGTTCTTTGTTAAAAAAGAAGATGATACCGGAGGGGATGACATTCTATGGAAACAGTAA
- a CDS encoding TRAP transporter large permease, with product METVIVIGLLFILALLRVPIAISLAVSSIIGLYLVDFSLNTVIQRMFTGVNSTTLMAIPGFVFAGLIMAQGGISKYLIEAIRSWVGHTKGGLSVVTVLTCMVFAAISGSSPATAAAIGAIMIPMMVKAGYDKKYSMGLVASAGTLGILIPPSIPLILYGSVSEQSTGKLFSAGILPGLVLGLALIIYAVIVAHRKGYGGLPKVPIKDRIRPTIKSIWGLIMPVVILGGIYSGIVTPTEASFLAVLYALIISVFVYRELNLFQFRNILTESINTTAMIFLIIAAALVLGTFLTTEQVPQDFAQWVSDSGFNKWTFLLIVSLLFFVLGMFLEPTAIILITLPILLPIITALEIDVIHFAIIMVVNMELGMITPPVGLNLFVVSGISGEKVEEVIKGVVPFFAIFIIVLVIVIIFPQISLYLT from the coding sequence ATGGAAACAGTAATCGTCATTGGTTTATTATTCATTCTTGCTTTATTGCGGGTACCGATTGCCATAAGTTTGGCGGTTTCAAGTATTATCGGGCTTTACCTGGTGGACTTTTCACTTAATACGGTTATCCAGAGAATGTTTACCGGCGTCAACAGCACCACCTTGATGGCCATTCCCGGCTTCGTATTCGCTGGATTGATCATGGCACAAGGCGGAATTTCGAAGTACCTGATTGAAGCCATCCGTTCATGGGTCGGCCATACAAAAGGCGGATTATCCGTTGTTACGGTCCTCACCTGTATGGTTTTTGCCGCGATTTCAGGTTCCAGCCCGGCTACTGCTGCTGCCATTGGTGCTATCATGATTCCCATGATGGTCAAGGCTGGCTACGACAAGAAATATTCCATGGGCTTGGTTGCCTCAGCCGGAACACTAGGAATTCTAATACCGCCTTCTATTCCTTTGATCCTCTATGGATCTGTGTCGGAACAATCGACTGGAAAACTGTTTTCTGCAGGTATCCTGCCGGGCTTAGTATTAGGGCTGGCATTAATCATCTATGCAGTGATTGTTGCCCACAGAAAAGGCTACGGCGGATTGCCAAAAGTTCCGATAAAAGACCGGATCAGACCGACGATCAAATCCATTTGGGGTCTGATTATGCCCGTTGTTATTTTGGGCGGAATTTACAGCGGGATTGTCACACCAACTGAAGCTTCTTTCCTTGCTGTGCTGTATGCGCTCATCATCTCTGTTTTTGTATACCGCGAACTGAATTTATTCCAATTCAGAAATATTCTTACCGAATCCATTAACACAACAGCCATGATTTTCCTGATCATCGCAGCAGCTCTTGTTCTCGGTACATTCTTAACTACCGAACAAGTGCCGCAGGATTTTGCCCAGTGGGTCAGCGACAGCGGGTTTAATAAGTGGACCTTCCTGCTGATCGTTTCGCTGCTGTTCTTTGTTCTCGGCATGTTCCTTGAACCGACAGCCATCATTTTGATCACGCTGCCGATTCTCTTGCCGATCATTACAGCATTGGAAATCGACGTCATCCATTTTGCCATCATCATGGTTGTCAACATGGAGCTCGGGATGATTACTCCGCCGGTCGGTCTGAATCTCTTTGTTGTAAGCGGGATATCAGGCGAAAAGGTGGAAGAAGTCATCAAAGGCGTTGTTCCGTTTTTCGCGATATTCATTATCGTGCTGGTGATTGTCATTATCTTCCCGCAGATTTCTTTATACCTCACGTAA